The following coding sequences are from one Lolium rigidum isolate FL_2022 chromosome 6, APGP_CSIRO_Lrig_0.1, whole genome shotgun sequence window:
- the LOC124665845 gene encoding aquaporin PIP1-5, whose translation MPAQASSMEGKEEDVRLGANRYSERQPIGTAAQGTDDKDYKEPPPAPLFEASELTSWSFYRAGIAEFLATFLFLYISVLTVMGVVGNPSGSKCGTVGIQGIAWSFGGMIFVLVYCTAGISGGHINPAVTFGLFLARKLSLTRAVFYMVMQCLGAICGAGVVKGFQTTLYMGNGGGANSVAPGYTKGDGLGAEIVGTFVLVYTVFSATDAKRSARDSHVPILAPLPIGFAVFLVHLATIPITGTGINPARSLGAAIIYNKKQSWDDHWIFWVGPFIGAALAAIYHVVVIRAIPFKSRD comes from the exons ATGCCAG CTCAAGCATCATCAATGGAGGGCAAGGAGGAGGACGTTCGCCTCGGCGCCAACCGCTACTCGGAGCGGCAGCCCATAGGCACGGCGGCGCAGGGCACCGATGACAAGGACTACAAGGAGCCTCCCCCAGCGCCGCTCTTCGAGGCGTCAGAGCTCACGTCGTGGTCCTTCTACCGCGCCGGCATTGCCGAGTTCCTCGccaccttcctcttcctctacaTCAGCGTGCTTACCGTGATGGGCGTAGTTGGCAACCCCTCGGGCTCCAAGTGTGGCACAGTGGGCATCCAGGGCATCGCCTGGAGCTTTGGGGGCATGATCTTTGTGCTGGTCTACTGCACCGCGGGCATCTCTGGCGGCCACATCAATCCTGCGGTCACCTTCGGCTTGTTCTTGGCCAGGAAGCTGTCGCTGACCAGGGCCGTGTTCTACATGGTGATGCAGTGCCTGGGTGCTATCTGTGGCGCCGGGGTGGTGAAGGGGTTCCAGACAACTCTGTACATGGGCAACGGCGGCGGTGCGAACTCGGTGGCACCGGGATACACCAAGGGGGATGGGTTGGGCGCAGAGATTGTGGGCACCTTCGTGCTCGTGTACACCGTCTTCTCCGCCACCGACGCCAAGCGCAGCGCTAGAGACTCCCACGTCCCC ATCCTGGCGCCGCTTCCGATCGGGTTCGCAGTGTTCCTGGTGCACCTGGCGACGATTCCCATCACCGGCACCGGCATCAACCCGGCAAGGTCCCTCGGCGCAGCCATCATCTACAACAAGAAGCAATCATGGGATGACCAT TGGATCTTCTGGGTTGGCCCGTTTATCGGCGCAGCACTGGCGGCCATCTACCACGTGGTGGTGATCAGGGCCATCCCCTTCAAGAGCCGCGACTAG
- the LOC124662577 gene encoding LOW QUALITY PROTEIN: B3 domain-containing protein Os01g0905400-like (The sequence of the model RefSeq protein was modified relative to this genomic sequence to represent the inferred CDS: substituted 2 bases at 2 genomic stop codons), protein MVEMVEVIKIEQEDGTAVAGAQEERGANKLGSHEEQITSGKVKKMRKKQSVSDQQWKRACLDCTKRCARVHGRAASSSSDKAPPATTPSFFKVMMGHFSENMIHRXNXLCKNYLQTLYACMQEIPPPFAKTIADLAGSYVYLEDAFGLRWRVRLCCSLDNGRLSFGHAWKNFVLDHAVAVGEFLVFTHIAKSVFAVQIFAKSACERLYLCEKNKRQSRKRKPKEKTSLIGDGTAKASKMSTMAKYKRSKKKQLTDCDLLDDGQAQDDQDQENVADAYTESEKCEGSSFLTGAELSTPLAMMNIDDEITDDIFLTTDAYEFETDFCNRHPEAFSVETGMEHLVVAHGQTSGFSFSCAEPSSWNCESSVGVCEMTDLPVASTDGDNDPEHAIDIHASPGNELPTFIAGKSSRDIDAQVPPSELVLNAFKKDGDNSLSPPGGNKNPVQKQG, encoded by the exons ATGGTGGAGATGGTAGAGGTGATCAAGATAGAGCAAGAAGATGGCACGGCTGTGGCCGGCGCCCAGGAGGAGAGAGGCGCCAATAAACTCGGCAGCCACGAGGAGCAGATCACAtccgggaaggtgaagaagatgaggaagaagcAGAGCGTCTCTGATCAACAATGGAAGCGGGCTTGCCTGGACTGCACAAAGAGGTGCGCCCGTGTCCACGGCCGCGCCGCTTCGTCCTCGTCCgacaaggctccgccggcgacgaCGCCGTCCTTCTTCAAGGTCATGATGGGCCACTTCTCCGAAAACATG ATCCATCGGTGAAACTGACTATGTAAAAACTACCTGCAAACATTGTACGCATGCATGCAGGAGATACCGCCGCCATTTGCCAAGACCATCGCGGACCTGGCGGGCTCCTACGTCTACCTCGAAGATGCCTTCGGGCTCCGGTGGCGGGTGCGCCTGTGCTGCTCGCTTGACAACGGCCGCTTGTCGTTCGGGCACGCGTGGAAGAACTTCGTGCTGGACCACGCTGTGGCCGTCGGTGAGTTCCTGGTGTTCACGCACATCGCCAAGTCAGTCTTCGCCGTGCAGATCTTTGCTAAGTCGGCCTGTGAAAGACTGTATCTCTGCGAGAAGAACAAGAGGCAGAGCCGGAAGAGGAAGCCGAAGGAGAAGACGAGCTTGATCGGCGATGGCACGGCGAAAGCGAGCAAGATGAGCACTATGGCTAAATATAAACGCAGTAAGAAGAAACAGCTTACTGACTGTGATCTGTTGGATGACGGTCAAGCTCAGGATGATCAAGATCAAGAAAATGTGGCGGATGCGTACACTGAATCTGAGAAATGCGAGGGGTCTAGTTTTCTGACAGGCGCGGAACTGAGCACGCCGTTGGCCATGATGAATATTGACGATGAGATCACGGATGATATATTTCTGACGACTGATGCATACGAATTCGAAACTGATTTCTGTAATCGACACCCAGAAGCATTCTCTGTGGAAACGGGTATGGAACATCTCGTTGTTGCCCATGGCCAAACTTCAGGTTTCAGTTTCAGTTGTGCAGAGCCGAGCTCATGGAATTGTGAATCTTCCGTGGGAGTTTGCGAGATGACCGATCTGCCGGTAGCAAGTACTGATGGGGATAATGATCCAGAGCATGCTATAGACATCCATGCATCACCCGGTAACGAATTGCCAACATTTATTGCTGGCAAATCTTCTCGTGATATTGATGCACAAGTGCCTCCTAGTGAACTTGTACTCAACGCTTTTAAGAAGGATGGAGATAATTCTCTGTCCCCACCTGGTGGCAACAAAAACCCAGTTCAAAAACAAGGTTAG